A genome region from Bacteroides stercoris ATCC 43183 includes the following:
- a CDS encoding FimB/Mfa2 family fimbrial subunit, translating to MKKVILIISMALSLTGCTHEGPHTGCDEGSLNLLFTYDGNTAGFDQTIAEDIELYLYDDQGKKMNERHIPYENIKGGKPYPLELSYSGNAYLVAWTLTGNEDIKKTSPALHDDESYSTARFSMGEHATKLSSAYNGSMQELFLRSMAFTHNRQENRILSVDVQKQLCSISVTIEEGSNFATRYSGTLSMAIYGSSHSYNIAEDKQNGSRIVIEDSFAYIESSNEYVAENKVMPASVDSATGQRDNIVVTILEDGAACLSVDTETQALRGAQINVVIRPTKMEAIITVGSWQIRKAVTVL from the coding sequence GTGAAGAAAGTAATTCTAATAATATCAATGGCATTATCCCTCACCGGATGTACCCATGAAGGTCCTCACACAGGTTGTGACGAGGGCTCATTGAATCTGCTCTTCACGTATGACGGCAACACGGCCGGCTTTGACCAAACCATAGCCGAAGACATAGAATTATATCTGTATGACGACCAGGGAAAAAAGATGAATGAAAGGCATATCCCCTATGAAAACATCAAAGGGGGTAAGCCTTACCCTCTTGAGTTGTCCTATTCGGGAAATGCCTATCTTGTGGCATGGACATTGACAGGCAACGAGGATATCAAAAAGACTTCCCCCGCATTGCATGACGATGAAAGCTATTCCACCGCCAGGTTCAGTATGGGCGAACATGCCACGAAGCTGTCATCTGCCTATAACGGTTCCATGCAGGAACTCTTCCTGAGAAGTATGGCGTTTACCCACAACCGACAGGAAAACCGTATTCTCAGTGTCGATGTCCAAAAACAGTTATGCAGCATTTCCGTCACCATAGAAGAAGGAAGCAATTTCGCAACCCGATACTCCGGAACACTCAGCATGGCCATTTACGGTTCATCCCATTCATACAATATTGCTGAAGACAAACAAAACGGCAGCAGGATTGTGATAGAAGACAGCTTCGCCTATATAGAAAGCAGCAATGAATACGTTGCGGAGAACAAGGTCATGCCTGCTTCCGTCGATTCGGCAACCGGGCAGAGAGACAACATTGTTGTCACGATTCTTGAAGACGGAGCAGCCTGCCTGAGCGTAGATACGGAGACTCAAGCGCTACGAGGCGCACAAATCAATGTTGTAATCAGACCGACGAAAATGGAAGCGATTATTACAGTCGGCTCATGGCAGATTCGTAAGGCAGTGACTGTACTTTAA
- a CDS encoding OmpA family protein translates to MNPIIIIISFISLLIPAYARASTESGSQGRHLSITQIQVRNTGDSIELSFSCASARFNTRKPERITVTPVISDGVHQARFPSFAIIGKRKRMSPALQYNATMKYEDWMRGSILTFESNIKLCAKQAILTTAVVNNRILQDPDVEIVQFTDTAETVIPVLTTAEKLAQDYDFLADESTRSEFDEENRSNAVSILFKTGSATLLPEYRNNSRNLDLLVDIILKINQSPDSRISHILIAGYASPDGDIRINSDLAMLRAAALKKYLMRHTRLDSGTFEVINGKIDWYGLSQMVGKSDMPDKETVLNILSVTPVEGSSGKRGRKNELMYLKAGVPYRYMLKNFFPALRSSTCIKVFYEKK, encoded by the coding sequence ATGAATCCTATTATTATCATCATTTCATTCATTTCACTACTGATACCTGCCTATGCCCGGGCATCAACAGAAAGCGGGTCTCAGGGAAGACACCTGTCCATCACTCAAATTCAAGTGCGGAATACAGGTGACAGTATAGAGCTCAGCTTCAGTTGTGCTTCCGCCCGGTTCAATACCCGAAAGCCGGAACGCATTACGGTTACTCCGGTAATTTCCGATGGCGTTCATCAAGCACGGTTCCCCTCTTTTGCAATAATTGGCAAAAGGAAGAGGATGTCCCCTGCATTACAGTACAATGCAACCATGAAATACGAAGACTGGATGCGAGGAAGCATACTTACCTTTGAAAGCAACATTAAATTATGCGCCAAACAAGCCATACTGACAACAGCCGTTGTCAACAACAGAATACTTCAGGACCCGGATGTGGAAATCGTACAATTTACCGATACCGCCGAAACTGTCATACCTGTTCTTACTACTGCCGAAAAGCTGGCTCAAGACTACGATTTTCTGGCTGACGAGTCCACGAGAAGCGAATTTGATGAAGAAAACCGGAGCAATGCTGTTTCCATTTTATTTAAAACTGGTTCGGCAACCCTGCTTCCCGAATACCGGAACAACAGTCGGAATCTGGATTTACTGGTCGATATTATCCTGAAGATTAACCAGTCTCCCGACAGTCGCATCAGTCATATCCTGATTGCAGGTTATGCGTCTCCCGATGGCGATATCCGCATAAACTCCGACCTTGCAATGCTTCGCGCCGCTGCATTGAAAAAGTATCTGATGCGGCACACCCGGCTCGACTCCGGTACATTCGAGGTAATTAACGGCAAGATAGACTGGTACGGTTTGTCCCAGATGGTCGGTAAATCCGATATGCCGGATAAGGAAACGGTACTCAATATTCTCAGTGTCACTCCCGTCGAGGGAAGCTCGGGCAAACGTGGCAGAAAGAACGAACTTATGTACCTGAAAGCCGGAGTCCCTTACCGTTATATGCTGAAGAACTTCTTTCCGGCACTCCGTTCAAGCACCTGTATCAAGGTATTTTACGAAAAAAAATAA
- a CDS encoding sulfurtransferase TusA family protein — MRTIDTRGQNLYSPLIPAIKAMCEAGKGEKLEIIMDDATAFNDLKEYLAEQGIGFREIYDGEEMLVQFCK, encoded by the coding sequence ATGAGAACCATCGACACACGCGGACAGAACCTGTACAGTCCTCTTATTCCGGCCATAAAGGCCATGTGCGAAGCCGGAAAAGGCGAGAAACTGGAAATCATTATGGACGATGCAACCGCCTTTAATGACCTCAAAGAGTATCTTGCCGAACAGGGAATCGGCTTCCGGGAGATTTATGACGGAGAGGAAATGCTGGTACAATTCTGTAAGTAA
- a CDS encoding YgiQ family radical SAM protein has product MKEYRLTDWLPTTRKEVELRGWDELDVILFSGDAYVDHPSFGAAVIGRILEAEGLRVAIIPQPNWRDDLRDFKKLGRPRLFFGVSAGCMDSMVNKYTANKRLRSDDAYTPDARPDMRPEYPSIVYTQILKKLYPDVPVILGGIEASMRRLTHYDYWQDRVRPSILVDSGADALIYGMGEKPIMELVRKLKQQQPILDIPQLAYLTKEVLPQEGDITLFTHEECLKDKKKQASNFRHIEEESNKYAASRILQAVGRQTVVVNPPYTPLTEAELDRSFDLPYTRLPHPKYKGKRIPAYDMIKFSVNIHRGCFGGCAFCTISAHQGKFIVSRSKESILKEVKAVMELPDFKGYLSDLGGPSANMYKMRGRDEAMCKKCKRPSCIHPKVCPNLNTDHSPLLDIYHAVDSLPGIKKSFIGSGVRYDLLLHQSKDPKTNKSTQEYTRELIVRHVSGRLKVAPEHTSERVLSIMRKPPFSQFGEFKKIFDRINREEGLRQQLIPYFISSHPGCKEEDMAELAVITKRLDFHLEQVQDFTPTPMTVATEAWYTGFHPYTLEPVFSAKTQREKLAQRQFFFWYKPEERRNIINELRRIGRKDLIDKLYGK; this is encoded by the coding sequence ATGAAAGAGTACAGACTGACTGATTGGTTGCCTACAACCAGGAAAGAAGTGGAACTTCGCGGGTGGGATGAGCTGGACGTTATTTTGTTCAGCGGTGATGCGTATGTGGATCATCCGTCATTCGGGGCAGCCGTCATTGGGCGCATCCTCGAAGCGGAAGGTTTGCGTGTGGCGATTATACCCCAACCCAACTGGCGAGATGACTTACGGGATTTCAAGAAACTGGGACGTCCCCGTCTCTTCTTCGGTGTCAGTGCAGGCTGTATGGACAGCATGGTCAACAAATACACTGCCAACAAACGTCTGCGCAGCGATGATGCCTATACTCCCGACGCACGTCCGGACATGCGTCCCGAATATCCTTCGATTGTCTATACCCAAATACTGAAAAAGCTATACCCCGATGTACCTGTCATACTGGGCGGCATCGAAGCAAGCATGCGCCGGTTGACACATTACGACTACTGGCAAGACCGTGTGCGCCCAAGCATCCTTGTGGACAGCGGTGCCGATGCACTGATATACGGCATGGGTGAAAAACCCATTATGGAACTTGTACGAAAACTGAAACAGCAACAACCGATTCTTGACATCCCCCAATTGGCTTATCTTACGAAAGAAGTGCTGCCGCAAGAAGGAGATATCACCCTATTCACACATGAAGAATGTCTGAAAGACAAGAAGAAACAGGCTTCCAACTTCCGCCATATCGAAGAAGAGAGTAATAAATATGCTGCTTCGCGTATCTTGCAGGCCGTAGGCAGGCAAACTGTCGTTGTCAACCCGCCTTATACGCCCTTGACGGAAGCGGAACTCGACCGTTCTTTCGACCTGCCTTACACGCGTCTCCCGCATCCCAAATATAAGGGCAAACGCATACCCGCATACGATATGATTAAGTTCTCCGTCAACATTCATCGCGGATGTTTCGGCGGTTGTGCTTTCTGTACCATTTCGGCACATCAGGGCAAGTTTATCGTCAGCCGCAGCAAGGAAAGCATATTGAAAGAAGTAAAGGCAGTAATGGAATTGCCGGATTTCAAAGGGTATCTTAGCGACTTGGGCGGTCCTTCTGCCAATATGTACAAGATGCGGGGACGTGATGAAGCCATGTGTAAGAAGTGCAAACGCCCGTCGTGCATCCACCCCAAAGTATGTCCTAACCTGAATACAGACCATAGTCCGCTACTCGATATTTATCATGCGGTAGACAGTCTGCCCGGCATCAAAAAATCATTTATCGGCAGCGGTGTACGCTATGACCTGCTGCTGCACCAAAGCAAAGACCCCAAAACCAACAAAAGCACGCAGGAATACACCCGCGAACTCATAGTTCGCCATGTCAGCGGCCGCCTTAAAGTTGCGCCGGAGCATACCTCGGAACGGGTGCTCAGCATCATGCGCAAACCGCCATTCAGCCAGTTCGGAGAGTTCAAAAAGATATTCGACCGTATCAACCGCGAAGAAGGTCTGAGACAACAGCTCATCCCCTACTTTATCTCCAGCCACCCCGGCTGCAAGGAAGAAGATATGGCGGAACTTGCTGTCATCACCAAGCGTCTGGACTTTCATCTGGAACAGGTACAGGACTTTACTCCTACCCCCATGACCGTTGCTACCGAAGCATGGTACACTGGTTTCCACCCCTATACACTGGAACCCGTATTCAGTGCCAAGACCCAGCGCGAGAAATTGGCACAACGTCAGTTCTTCTTCTGGTACAAACCCGAAGAACGGAGAAATATTATCAATGAACTGCGACGGATAGGACGAAAAGATTTGATTGACAAGCTGTACGGGAAATAA
- a CDS encoding DUF3575 domain-containing protein, with translation MIQRTIKNRIRYSKYKLLLMLIGVLSAHSWTQAQNSPPTNEVMIDIDTTASWEKIKKKKTHLALKTNLLYAATLTPNLGLEIGITPQISLNIVGSYNPWNREGKKGDNDKLVHWLVQPEVRYWLCEASNGHFIGIHGIVTKYNIAGYSLFSMLDKNYRYEGWGAGVGINYGYSWAFSKRWGIEAYLGIGVVQFTFDKTDNRDWCCNKSEHAEKTYFGPTQIGISLIYNIK, from the coding sequence ATGATACAGCGTACAATTAAAAACAGAATCCGATACTCTAAATATAAACTTCTGCTTATGCTCATAGGGGTATTATCGGCACACTCTTGGACACAAGCGCAAAACAGTCCGCCGACCAATGAAGTGATGATCGACATCGACACAACCGCCTCATGGGAAAAAATAAAAAAGAAAAAGACACATCTGGCTCTCAAAACAAATCTCCTGTACGCTGCTACCTTAACTCCCAATCTGGGTTTGGAAATAGGAATAACCCCACAGATAAGCCTCAACATAGTCGGCAGCTATAATCCATGGAACCGTGAAGGGAAAAAAGGCGATAATGACAAGCTGGTACATTGGTTAGTGCAACCCGAAGTGAGATACTGGCTTTGTGAAGCATCAAACGGACATTTTATCGGCATTCATGGCATTGTCACAAAATACAATATCGCCGGGTATAGCCTATTCAGCATGCTCGATAAGAACTATCGCTACGAAGGTTGGGGAGCAGGAGTCGGAATCAATTACGGATACAGTTGGGCATTCTCCAAAAGATGGGGCATAGAGGCTTACCTTGGAATAGGAGTCGTGCAATTCACATTCGACAAGACAGATAACAGGGACTGGTGCTGTAACAAGTCCGAACATGCTGAAAAGACCTATTTCGGGCCCACCCAAATAGGCATTTCATTAATCTACAACATTAAATAA
- a CDS encoding fimbrial protein, whose product MKLRNLLAVSATAFTLLSCNDSDNHPTPGKGELTPITVNIKGNADTRALTGEETGATNENDINSLEFFVFNSDGSFQKYYKPASVASDNQYTFLVNAGSLTILTAANQNLGEPSPAPASLADFKKSSSYKELSLDGTNSRSDISTSLGFAMAAEGTANVVEGETNKLSLSIRRLLSKVESPRVAPTNEIKIPDAELLKILGLGTSETVPNDLKWTFKGYMVINGINQSLAFEYENLTNWERFATASNFKTTFSPDGATVETVYSVKSDDNSETSNGFLPAGYDKPVYVYENIPTMLQGGNGQAATVFDKDEVVAFIIKGTFSGTGVSDVTRYWRVNLLKDDAWKIFRNSIYRITMQDITTVGWGTPKEAEEEGPVIDPSESSITIDIEVAKWDVRTQDVDL is encoded by the coding sequence ATGAAATTAAGAAATCTTTTGGCAGTTTCCGCAACTGCATTCACATTGCTGTCATGCAATGATTCAGACAATCATCCGACTCCCGGCAAAGGTGAGTTAACCCCCATTACCGTCAATATAAAAGGAAATGCCGACACCCGTGCACTGACAGGAGAAGAAACGGGCGCAACCAACGAAAACGACATCAACTCATTGGAGTTCTTTGTTTTCAACAGCGACGGTTCTTTCCAGAAGTATTATAAACCGGCAAGCGTGGCATCCGACAATCAATACACATTCCTTGTCAACGCCGGCAGTCTGACCATCCTTACTGCTGCCAACCAAAACTTAGGTGAACCCTCACCCGCCCCTGCCTCTTTGGCAGATTTCAAAAAGAGCAGCTCATACAAAGAGCTTTCTTTGGATGGCACAAACTCCCGTTCGGACATCAGTACTTCCCTCGGGTTTGCCATGGCGGCAGAAGGGACGGCCAATGTAGTGGAAGGCGAGACAAACAAATTAAGCCTTTCCATACGCCGTTTGCTGAGTAAGGTTGAAAGCCCCAGGGTAGCCCCTACCAACGAAATAAAAATACCCGATGCCGAGTTGCTTAAAATATTGGGACTCGGCACTTCCGAAACCGTTCCAAACGATTTGAAATGGACATTCAAGGGTTATATGGTAATCAACGGCATCAACCAATCACTGGCTTTTGAATACGAGAACCTGACAAACTGGGAACGTTTTGCCACTGCATCCAACTTCAAAACTACATTCAGCCCCGACGGTGCAACTGTAGAGACCGTATATTCCGTAAAAAGCGATGATAACAGCGAAACATCAAACGGCTTCCTGCCGGCTGGCTACGACAAACCGGTCTATGTATACGAAAACATTCCTACCATGCTGCAAGGCGGCAACGGACAGGCGGCAACGGTATTCGACAAAGATGAAGTTGTGGCTTTCATCATCAAGGGAACATTCTCTGGCACAGGAGTTTCAGATGTGACCCGCTACTGGAGAGTCAATCTTCTGAAAGACGACGCTTGGAAAATATTCCGTAACAGCATTTACCGCATCACGATGCAGGACATCACTACCGTAGGATGGGGTACTCCGAAAGAAGCCGAAGAAGAAGGACCTGTTATCGACCCTTCCGAAAGCAGCATTACAATAGACATTGAAGTAGCCAAGTGGGATGTCAGAACCCAAGATGTAGACCTATAA